Proteins co-encoded in one Erinaceus europaeus chromosome 2, mEriEur2.1, whole genome shotgun sequence genomic window:
- the DUXB gene encoding double homeobox protein B — protein sequence MLQKEAWQGRIVYNQSQKDILQKWFQHNPYPDKPSREQMAKEIGIPEYKIQIWFKNHRSKQRQLGSECSLGKDQIQGQDQPQFWIKEYLTKEVKQDQTFGRRSPSTMLVQDFERSQSPDVATRKKMSKQTSIQESRIQNGRSLYPGQSRSESMNSMVEDPNGKSDLTIQQHQAGFSTHPGRSHHFPSSSSFCQNQTLLVDHLPSHVSAAPYVIQRPSVIVVQPTQAMKGNENSSSTLTLRNSVPRSQTLGENFSDTQTDYHPPNQEKCENHKEQISTRKLQLKEYSQPLPEHKKHQSQDLDISYIMQWWDEGCQALIAEWDPQEGTD from the exons ATGCTACAAAAAGAAGCCTGGCAAGGCAGGATTGTTTACAACCAGAGTCAAAAGGATATCCTCCAAAAATGGTTTCAACACAACCCTTACCCTGATAAACCTTCTAGAGAACAAATGGCCAAGGAAATTGGCATTCCAGAGTATAAAATTCAG ATTTGGTTTAAAAACCACAGATCAAAACAGAGACAGTTGGGATCTGAATGTTCCTTAGGAAAAGACCAAATACAGGGACAAGACCAGCCTCAGTTTTGGATTAAAG AATACTTAACAAAAGAAGTCAAACAAGACCAGACATTTGGTAGAAGATCTCCATCAACCATGCTAGTTCAAGACTTTGAAAGAAGCCAATCCCCTGATGTTGCTACCAGGAAAAAAATGTCCAAACAAACAAGCATTCAAGAATCAAGAATTCAA AATGgaagatctctgtaccctgggcAAAGCAGAAGTGAGTCCATGAATTCCATGGTAGAGGACCCAAATGGAAAATCAGATTTGACAATTCAGCAGCACCAGGCTGGCTTTTCCACTCACCCAGGCAGGTCCCATCATTTTCCTTCCTCCAGTTCTTTCTGTCAGAACCAAACATTGCTAGTTGATCATCTCCCATCCCATGTATCTGCTGCCCCTTATGTAATCCAAAGACCAAGTGTTATAGTGGTACAGCCCACACAGGctatgaaaggaaatgagaaCTCTTCCTCTACTCTGACACTTAGGAATTCTGTGCCAAGGTCACAAACTCTGGGAGAGAACTTCTCAGACACTCAAACTGATTACCATCCCCCAAACCAAGAAAAATGTGAGAATCACAAAGAACAGATTAGTACCAGAAAACTTCAGTTGAAGGAATATTCTCAGCCTCTTCCTGAACACAAAAAACACCAGTCACAGGATCTAGACATATCTTATATTATGCAATGGTGGGATGAGGGTTGCCAGGCTCTGATTGCAGAATGGGATCCTCAAGAAGGAACAGATTAA